The Streptomyces sp. R28 region TGCGCGGGGCGATTCCTTCTCGTAGGCGTCCTCGCGGTGCAGGAGGACCACGATGTCGGCGTCCTGTTCGATCGCACCCGACTCGCGCAGGTCGGACACCATGGGCTTCTTCTCGGTGCGCTGCTCGGGGCCGCGGTTGAGCTGGCACAGGATGATCACTGTGATGCCGAACTCCTTTGCCAGGAGCTTCAGGGATCGCGACAGATCGGCAATGGCCTGCTGGCGGTTCTCGGCCTTGGCGACCTGCATGAGCTGCAGGTAGTCGATGATCACCAGCCGCAGGCCGATGGTCCGCACCAGATGGCGGACCTGCCCGCGCAGCGTCGGCATCGACAGGATCGGCGAGTCGTTGACGTGAAGCGGGGCGGCCGTGATGTCCGGGACGCGGCGGGTGGCGCGGGCCATGTCGACGTCGGTGACGTTGCCCTGCTGGAGGTGGTGGTGCGGGATGCGTGCCTCGGCGCACAGGATCCGGTCGGAGAGTTCCTCCTTGCCCATCTCCAGGGACTCGATCAGTGTCGGGACCTTGTTGGCGATGGCTGCGGCCCTGGCGAAGTCCTGAGCCAGTGTCGTCTTGCCCATGGCCGGCCGGGCACCGATGACGACGAGCTTTCCGGGGGACCAGCCGCCGCAGAGCAGGCTGTCGAGGTCGATGAACCCGGTGGGGATGCGGTCATCCACCGTCGGCGCGGTGATGGCCCGGATCAGGGAGTCGCTGAGGAGTTCGCCGATCGTGGACAGTTCGGACTGCTCGCTGGTGCGGACGACGCCGTCCAGCTCGGCCTGAATGGCGGCGATGTCCTCGTCGGGGTCGAAGGCGGCAGACCGGCCGCGGAGGATCGCGGTGTGCCCGTGGGCGATGAGGCGGGCGGCAACGGCAGCCCGCGTGATCTTCGCTCCGTACCAGGGTGCGGCGCCCGGGTTCGCCACCAAGTACAGGTCGGCGAGCTGGTTTTCGCCGGGTAGCGGGATCGGCAGGTAGCCGGAGGCGTTCCAGGCGGCGAGCTGGCGGTGCACTGCCTGCCAGCGGATCTC contains the following coding sequences:
- a CDS encoding replicative DNA helicase is translated as MTTDMWETPLDDQSEPAARPADLDAEHVVVASAMSRPELIDEMAAEFDPADITTDWLRWTWHATDEIRQTLTKGEIRWQAVHRQLAAWNASGYLPIPLPGENQLADLYLVANPGAAPWYGAKITRAAVAARLIAHGHTAILRGRSAAFDPDEDIAAIQAELDGVVRTSEQSELSTIGELLSDSLIRAITAPTVDDRIPTGFIDLDSLLCGGWSPGKLVVIGARPAMGKTTLAQDFARAAAIANKVPTLIESLEMGKEELSDRILCAEARIPHHHLQQGNVTDVDMARATRRVPDITAAPLHVNDSPILSMPTLRGQVRHLVRTIGLRLVIIDYLQLMQVAKAENRQQAIADLSRSLKLLAKEFGITVIILCQLNRGPEQRTEKKPMVSDLRESGAIEQDADIVVLLHREDAYEKESPRAGEADLIVGKHRGGPTATITCAFQGHYARFVDMAQT